The proteins below come from a single Dinghuibacter silviterrae genomic window:
- a CDS encoding OmpA family protein, whose product MYCLLLLPDNVRRRVHRRIPGPVSLLTLALISYLPSIAQERYPTVMLAEVAFTRQEYARAAHLYERVLTFHRIPANAETRLAECYYRQNELARSAALYDKITRHQPGNAGAWIGYGEVLKSMGRYPEAKAAFRQVPDSLKDLVVEKIAGCDSAVLWMASPVSCMVTNLAAVNTVNSDWGAQWYGEHSVVFVSDSARLQTAYHKIYIADSTDHGLENIRGFADQMNTYSYHDGPVSFSSKGDTAYFTVANPEDLTKTGDTLRVTMGRRSISWALRRLEIFWIVRDSSGHWGAAHSLTANNTELYSNGHAVLSRDGRVLYFTSDMPGGFGKTDIWFIERRDDGSWTAPVNCGPSINTADEEAFPTFGVDGTFYFASKGHVGMGGFDIFAATGTRADWAPVRNLRYPINTPSNDFYLTTRSLRRGFLSSDRPGGKGSDDIYTFTYRAVPQSVAGKLILHTRVLDSFTGKPVPGAVVVVRQPSKDRQYTTITGDNGEASQPVEPDAAYVDSASGQGYAGRAVTAKTGAATAATGEAGAVATAAFPQDTLHIRILLQKNPAIGDIFVLRNLYYDFDKANIRPDAARVLDGLVDYLKEYPGVTIELSSHTDSRGSGDYNLALSQKRAVSAKNYLVAHGIDPRRVTAQGYGETRLVNGCSDGVPCAETQHQANRRTEVRVVHP is encoded by the coding sequence ATGTATTGCTTACTTCTGTTACCTGACAACGTCCGGAGGCGCGTGCACCGGCGTATTCCTGGTCCAGTCTCATTGCTCACCCTGGCGCTGATTAGTTACCTTCCCTCCATTGCACAGGAGCGGTATCCTACAGTCATGCTCGCCGAAGTGGCTTTTACCCGCCAGGAATATGCCCGGGCCGCCCATTTATACGAACGGGTCCTCACCTTCCATCGTATTCCAGCGAACGCAGAAACGCGGCTCGCGGAGTGTTATTACCGTCAGAACGAACTGGCCAGGTCGGCGGCGCTGTACGACAAGATCACCCGTCACCAGCCCGGCAATGCCGGCGCCTGGATCGGGTATGGTGAAGTGCTGAAAAGCATGGGCCGCTACCCCGAGGCAAAAGCGGCCTTTCGCCAGGTACCCGACAGCCTGAAGGACCTGGTCGTGGAAAAGATCGCCGGGTGCGACTCCGCCGTGTTGTGGATGGCCTCCCCGGTGTCCTGTATGGTCACCAACCTGGCCGCCGTCAACACCGTCAATTCCGACTGGGGTGCCCAATGGTATGGGGAACACTCCGTCGTTTTTGTGTCCGACAGCGCGCGGTTGCAAACGGCTTACCACAAGATCTATATCGCCGACAGCACCGATCATGGGCTGGAGAACATCCGCGGGTTTGCGGACCAGATGAACACCTATTCCTACCACGACGGTCCCGTGTCGTTTTCGTCGAAGGGCGATACCGCCTATTTTACGGTGGCCAATCCCGAAGACCTGACAAAGACCGGGGACACCCTCCGCGTCACCATGGGAAGGCGCTCCATTTCCTGGGCATTGCGCCGCCTGGAAATTTTCTGGATCGTCCGCGACAGCAGCGGACACTGGGGTGCCGCGCACTCCCTGACCGCCAACAATACCGAGCTGTACTCCAACGGGCACGCGGTCCTTTCCCGGGACGGCCGGGTCTTGTATTTCACCAGCGACATGCCCGGTGGGTTCGGGAAAACCGATATCTGGTTTATCGAGCGCCGCGACGACGGCTCCTGGACCGCGCCGGTCAACTGCGGCCCGTCCATCAACACTGCCGACGAGGAAGCCTTCCCGACGTTTGGTGTCGACGGCACCTTTTATTTCGCCAGCAAGGGCCACGTGGGGATGGGGGGCTTTGACATCTTTGCGGCCACCGGGACGCGCGCCGACTGGGCCCCAGTACGCAACCTACGTTATCCCATCAATACCCCTTCAAACGACTTTTACCTGACGACCCGTTCCCTCCGCAGGGGTTTTCTTTCTTCTGACCGGCCTGGCGGGAAGGGCAGCGACGACATCTATACGTTTACGTACAGGGCCGTGCCCCAAAGTGTGGCCGGCAAGCTCATCCTGCACACGCGCGTGTTGGATAGCTTCACCGGTAAGCCGGTGCCCGGGGCCGTCGTGGTCGTTCGCCAGCCGTCGAAGGACCGGCAGTATACGACCATCACCGGGGACAACGGCGAGGCCAGCCAGCCCGTGGAGCCGGACGCGGCGTATGTCGACAGCGCCTCCGGGCAAGGATATGCGGGGCGCGCGGTCACGGCAAAAACCGGGGCGGCGACGGCGGCAACCGGCGAGGCCGGGGCCGTGGCGACGGCGGCGTTCCCCCAGGACACCCTCCACATCCGCATCCTCCTGCAAAAGAACCCCGCCATCGGCGACATCTTTGTCCTGAGGAACCTCTACTACGACTTTGACAAGGCGAACATACGGCCCGACGCGGCCCGGGTGCTCGACGGGCTGGTGGACTACCTCAAAGAATACCCCGGGGTAACCATCGAGTTGTCCTCACATACGGATTCCCGGGGAAGCGGGGACTACAACCTTGCCCTGTCCCAAAAAAGGGCGGTGTCGGCTAAAAACTACCTCGTTGCCCACGGCATCGACCCCCGGCGGGTAACCGCCCAGGGCTACGGGGAAACCAGGCTGGTCAACGGTTGCAGCGACGGCGTCCCCTGTGCGGAAACACAACACCAGGCAAACAGGCGGACAGAGGTACGGGTGGTGCATCCCTGA
- a CDS encoding serine hydrolase, with product MSFSVLRYWIILAACLSVISARGQGFLDKLMSRYPAYFDTALRESDSLGIQIMYTQIDRSRNNTPVFKDFFYHVDTGRYFYPASTVKLPVALLALERLHELGIDRNTTLLTETGYEGETPASNDPTSPDGRPTVGQYIKEIFLTSDNDAFNRLYEWLGPAYINARLDTLGYKNVQIRHRLDVILREDQNRRANPGRFVDYVNRTLAAWPLRVDSTRYAPRTDVVDGVDFSRKNRLSLADLHDLLKSALFPASVPASRRFDLGADDCRFLYRVMSELPSQTRSPAYDTSEVWDAYVKYLMFGCRKGSLPPSVRIFNKIGEAYGYLIDVAYIADLDKGVEFMLSAVIRCNPDRELGDGHYTYAQTGFPFLQHLGEVIYSYELSRPRRVRPDLSVFRCLYDK from the coding sequence ATGTCCTTTTCCGTCCTACGATATTGGATCATCCTGGCCGCCTGCCTGTCCGTGATCTCCGCTCGCGGGCAAGGCTTTTTGGACAAACTAATGAGCCGCTACCCGGCCTATTTCGACACCGCCCTCCGGGAAAGCGACTCCCTGGGCATACAAATCATGTATACCCAGATCGACCGGAGCAGGAACAATACCCCCGTTTTTAAGGACTTTTTCTACCACGTGGATACCGGGCGCTATTTTTATCCCGCCTCTACGGTCAAGCTGCCCGTGGCCCTGCTGGCCCTGGAGCGGCTCCACGAGCTGGGGATCGACCGGAATACGACCTTGCTGACGGAAACGGGTTACGAGGGGGAGACACCGGCATCGAACGACCCCACCAGCCCGGACGGGCGGCCAACCGTGGGACAATATATAAAGGAAATCTTCCTTACCAGCGACAATGACGCCTTTAACCGTCTGTATGAGTGGCTGGGGCCCGCGTATATAAACGCTCGCCTGGACACGCTGGGTTATAAAAATGTCCAGATCCGGCACCGCCTGGACGTCATCCTGCGGGAGGACCAGAACCGGAGGGCCAACCCCGGCCGGTTTGTGGATTATGTCAACCGGACCCTCGCCGCCTGGCCCCTGCGGGTGGACAGCACCCGCTATGCGCCCCGGACGGACGTCGTGGACGGAGTGGATTTTAGCAGGAAAAACCGGTTGTCGCTGGCAGACCTGCACGACCTTTTAAAAAGTGCGCTTTTCCCCGCCTCGGTACCCGCTTCCCGGCGATTTGACCTTGGCGCGGACGACTGCCGCTTCCTCTACCGGGTGATGTCGGAGCTGCCCAGCCAGACACGCTCGCCCGCGTATGACACGTCGGAGGTCTGGGACGCTTATGTCAAATACCTGATGTTCGGGTGTCGCAAGGGCAGCCTGCCCCCGTCGGTCCGGATCTTTAACAAGATCGGGGAGGCATACGGCTATCTCATAGACGTCGCCTACATCGCGGACCTGGACAAGGGCGTGGAGTTTATGCTGAGCGCGGTGATCCGTTGCAACCCCGACCGGGAACTGGGGGACGGGCATTATACCTACGCACAAACGGGTTTCCCGTTCCTTCAACACCTGGGGGAAGTAATCTATTCCTATGAGCTGAGCCGGCCCCGGCGCGTGCGGCCGGACTTGTCCGTTTTCCGTTGTCTATACGATAAATGA
- a CDS encoding O-acetylhomoserine aminocarboxypropyltransferase/cysteine synthase family protein, whose protein sequence is MPLHFDTLQVHAGQEPDTATNARAVPIYQTTSYVFNSSEHAANLFGLREFGNIYTRIMNPTSDVFEKRIAALEGGVGAVAVGSGQAAQHLALHNILLPGDNFVASSHLYGGTYNQFKVSFKRIGVEVRFADVDDVESFESRIDEKTKAVYLETIGNPGFSIPDFEKFAALARKYDLPLVVDNTFGTAGYLFRPFDHGANVVVESATKWIGGHGNSIGGVIVDGGNYNWGNGKFSQFTSPDEAYHGLKFWEVFGSDSPFGNIAYITRLRVTGLRTWGPSLSPFNSFLFLQGLETLSLRVDRTVQNAQALAEWLEKRPEVSSVNYPGLPSSKYHTLAKKYLPRGAGGVLSFTVKGGKEAGDAFVDALKLVSHLANVGDAKTLIIHPYTTTHEQLSEQEKEAAGVQPGLLRISLGIEHIDDLKADLEHAFKKISASISSLQY, encoded by the coding sequence ATGCCACTACATTTCGACACCCTGCAAGTCCACGCAGGGCAGGAACCCGACACCGCCACCAACGCCCGGGCGGTGCCGATCTACCAGACGACTTCCTATGTTTTCAACAGTTCCGAACACGCGGCTAACTTGTTCGGACTCCGGGAGTTCGGGAATATCTATACCCGGATCATGAACCCGACGTCCGACGTGTTCGAAAAGCGGATCGCGGCGTTGGAAGGCGGCGTAGGGGCCGTTGCCGTCGGGTCGGGCCAGGCGGCCCAGCACCTGGCGCTGCACAACATCCTGTTACCCGGTGACAATTTTGTCGCTTCTTCCCACTTGTACGGGGGCACGTATAACCAATTCAAGGTGTCCTTTAAGCGCATCGGGGTGGAGGTGCGTTTCGCCGACGTCGATGACGTTGAAAGCTTCGAAAGCCGGATAGACGAAAAGACCAAGGCCGTCTACCTGGAAACCATCGGCAACCCCGGGTTCAGCATACCCGACTTCGAAAAATTTGCCGCCCTTGCCCGGAAGTACGACCTGCCCCTGGTGGTGGACAATACCTTTGGTACCGCGGGTTATCTTTTCCGTCCCTTCGACCACGGCGCGAACGTCGTCGTCGAGTCGGCCACCAAATGGATCGGCGGACACGGCAACAGCATCGGGGGTGTGATCGTGGACGGTGGCAACTACAACTGGGGCAACGGCAAGTTCAGCCAGTTCACTTCCCCGGACGAGGCGTACCACGGGTTGAAGTTTTGGGAAGTGTTTGGCTCGGACAGCCCCTTTGGGAACATCGCGTACATTACCCGGCTTCGCGTAACCGGGCTGAGGACCTGGGGACCCTCGCTGAGTCCGTTCAATTCTTTCCTTTTCCTACAGGGGTTGGAGACGCTCTCCTTGCGGGTCGATCGTACGGTCCAAAACGCCCAGGCACTGGCGGAGTGGCTGGAAAAGCGTCCGGAAGTGTCTTCTGTCAATTATCCGGGGCTGCCCTCCAGCAAATACCACACCCTGGCCAAAAAGTACCTGCCCAGGGGCGCCGGGGGCGTCCTGTCCTTTACGGTCAAAGGGGGGAAAGAGGCGGGGGACGCGTTTGTCGATGCGTTAAAGCTCGTCAGCCACCTGGCCAATGTAGGGGATGCCAAAACATTGATCATCCATCCTTATACGACCACCCACGAGCAATTGTCGGAGCAAGAGAAGGAAGCCGCCGGTGTACAGCCGGGTTTGCTCAGGATTTCCCTCGGCATCGAGCACATCGACGACCTGAAAGCGGACCTCGAACATGCCTTCAAGAAGATCAGTGCATCAATTTCTTCGCTTCAATATTGA
- a CDS encoding pyridoxal phosphate-dependent aminotransferase, whose translation MQLSSRLQKFNEPETLKMAKLGRELRAKGIDVIDLSLGEPDFDTPAHVKEAAIKAIHDNWSHYTPVAGFLDLREAVCVKLKRDNNLDYAPENIVVSTGAKQSLANTILALVDEGDEVIIPTPYWVTYSELVKIADGKVVEIRTTSEAQFKITPAQLEAAITPKTKAFLFSSPCNPSGAVYTKAELEGLAGVFRKYPDIFIISDEIYEYINFVGKHESIAQFTDLKERIIIVNGLSKGFAMTGWRLGYIAASVPVAKGCEKLQGQFTSGTSSITQKAAVQALTGDLKPSHEMVEEFTRRRKRVLELVKEIPGVKCFEPQGAFYIFPDVSSYYGKSDGQTTINNASDFCMYLLNTAHVSSVMGDAFGEPKCVRFSFANSLPNIEKAWARIKEALAKLK comes from the coding sequence ATGCAACTTTCTTCCCGCCTGCAGAAATTCAACGAACCGGAAACCTTGAAGATGGCCAAACTCGGCCGCGAGCTAAGGGCAAAGGGAATTGACGTAATCGACCTTTCCTTAGGCGAACCCGACTTTGATACGCCTGCCCACGTGAAAGAGGCCGCCATCAAAGCGATCCACGACAACTGGAGCCACTATACGCCCGTGGCGGGCTTCCTGGACCTCCGCGAAGCGGTTTGCGTCAAATTGAAGCGGGACAACAACCTGGATTATGCCCCCGAGAATATCGTCGTATCCACCGGCGCCAAACAAAGCCTCGCCAACACCATCCTTGCATTGGTGGACGAAGGCGACGAGGTGATCATTCCCACGCCTTACTGGGTCACGTATTCCGAGCTGGTCAAGATCGCCGACGGGAAAGTCGTGGAGATCCGCACGACCAGCGAAGCACAGTTCAAGATCACCCCCGCCCAGCTCGAAGCGGCGATTACGCCAAAGACGAAGGCGTTCCTTTTTTCCTCCCCCTGTAACCCCTCCGGCGCCGTTTATACGAAGGCGGAACTGGAAGGACTGGCCGGTGTTTTCCGCAAATACCCGGACATCTTTATCATCTCCGACGAGATTTACGAGTATATCAATTTCGTGGGCAAACACGAAAGCATCGCGCAGTTCACCGACCTGAAGGAGCGCATCATTATCGTCAACGGCCTTTCCAAGGGCTTTGCCATGACGGGTTGGCGCCTGGGGTATATCGCCGCCAGCGTGCCCGTTGCCAAGGGGTGTGAAAAGCTCCAGGGCCAGTTTACGAGCGGGACCAGCTCCATCACTCAAAAGGCGGCCGTACAGGCCCTGACCGGGGACCTGAAGCCCTCCCACGAGATGGTGGAAGAATTCACCCGCCGCCGCAAACGCGTGCTGGAACTGGTGAAGGAAATCCCCGGGGTGAAGTGTTTCGAGCCCCAGGGTGCCTTTTATATCTTCCCCGACGTATCGTCTTACTACGGCAAATCGGATGGGCAGACCACCATCAACAACGCCTCGGATTTTTGCATGTACCTCCTCAACACGGCGCACGTGTCGTCCGTGATGGGTGATGCCTTTGGCGAACCCAAGTGTGTCCGCTTCTCCTTTGCCAACAGCCTTCCGAACATCGAGAAGGCCTGGGCGAGGATCAAGGAGGCGTTGGCCAAACTGAAATAG
- the secDF gene encoding protein translocase subunit SecDF, translating into MQLKGLVWFFTIALIVISLYQLSFTWIVNSHERQLKAKADRFVKLNYADASADTKDSVFNARYHKLQDSTQDQVIANFLFYKVSYLKAKEQELSLGLDLKGGMSVTLEVGLDGLIRSMSNNPKDSLLNKALALAVQRRANGNADFINLFAQAYKEVNPTGKLAGLFAGASQHKIKVTASDDEVLAAIRDEANQAIDRTNEVITTRIDQFGVAQPNIIPDKAKGDITVELPGVENKERVKKLLQATAKLEFWETYTVDQQFYTQYIAPLDSKLKDYLAGKPLNDTAKTGDTAAKAAADTAQQAFVKANPLLSLLNVTPATTESGRDARTSKASLGFVKASDTATFSEYVNSPAAKAVLPSNLRFLYGAKALKAKNNADILEVFCIKTRPGTEKAELDGEHVTDARQDNDQTTGRVVVSMQMDNIGGRLWEKMTTENVDHAIAIALDGLVYSAPNVEGPIAGGNSQISGNFTPEEAQDLSSILKAGKLAAPARIIASVEVGPTLGAEAISGGLKAFALSFIVIFILMLVYYNTGGWVANIALILNLLFTVGVLTSLGASLTAPGIAGLVLTVGMAVDTNVIIFERIKEELARGRAYPSAVQEGYRRSMPPVLDAHVTTLLTACILLYFGLGPIKGFATTQIIGILLSLFCGILVSRLVTDTYTNRQRHFIYLTKISTRIFKHAAFKFIEYRKVAYGISAVVLILAAYSVFIHGFKYGIEFKGGRSYTVQFSQAPSSNAVFDAVNKEFQPASAPSIKTVGDAKHLDIVTDYMITESGSNIDSLVEHKMYHALIPFLPQGTSYEQFDKVNRLQSQTVLPTISSDLKKGAVKAIIFGLLIIFVYIFIRFRDWRYSLGTIIALLHDVFVTLIVFSLFADIVPFPLEIGQHFIAAVLTVIGYSMNDTVIVFDRIREDSHIMIGASKESIINKAINDTLSRTIMTSLTVFLTILILFIFGGEVTRGFAFAMLIGVITGTYSSIFVAAPVLVDLDRKRGLAEHHAHAPAAAPAKAKTV; encoded by the coding sequence ATGCAACTGAAAGGTTTGGTGTGGTTTTTCACCATTGCACTTATTGTTATCTCTCTGTACCAGCTCAGCTTCACCTGGATTGTCAACAGCCATGAACGTCAACTGAAAGCAAAGGCGGATCGCTTTGTAAAACTGAATTATGCGGACGCCAGCGCCGATACCAAGGACTCGGTTTTCAATGCCCGTTACCATAAGCTCCAGGACAGCACCCAGGACCAGGTCATTGCCAACTTCCTGTTCTACAAGGTGTCTTACCTCAAGGCCAAAGAACAGGAACTGAGCCTGGGTCTCGACCTGAAGGGAGGCATGAGTGTGACCCTGGAAGTAGGCCTGGACGGTCTCATCCGCTCCATGAGCAACAACCCCAAAGACTCCCTGCTGAACAAGGCCCTGGCCCTGGCCGTACAAAGAAGGGCCAACGGGAACGCCGATTTTATCAATCTTTTTGCCCAGGCCTATAAGGAAGTCAACCCCACCGGCAAGCTGGCCGGTCTTTTTGCCGGCGCCAGCCAGCACAAAATAAAGGTGACCGCCAGCGACGACGAGGTACTGGCAGCTATCCGGGACGAGGCCAACCAGGCCATCGACCGGACCAACGAGGTCATCACCACCCGTATCGACCAGTTCGGGGTGGCGCAGCCGAACATCATCCCCGACAAGGCCAAAGGAGACATCACCGTTGAACTGCCCGGGGTAGAGAATAAGGAACGCGTCAAAAAACTTCTCCAGGCCACCGCCAAACTGGAATTCTGGGAAACTTACACCGTAGACCAACAATTTTATACGCAATACATTGCTCCCCTGGACAGCAAGTTGAAAGACTACCTGGCCGGGAAGCCCCTGAACGATACCGCCAAAACCGGCGATACGGCAGCAAAAGCCGCTGCGGACACCGCACAACAGGCCTTTGTAAAAGCCAACCCGCTGCTGAGCCTTCTGAACGTCACCCCCGCCACCACGGAATCCGGCAGGGACGCCCGCACGTCAAAGGCTTCCTTAGGTTTTGTAAAGGCGAGCGATACCGCCACCTTCTCCGAATACGTCAACTCACCCGCCGCCAAGGCAGTGCTGCCGTCCAACCTTCGTTTCCTTTATGGCGCCAAAGCGCTGAAGGCAAAGAACAACGCGGACATCCTGGAAGTGTTTTGTATCAAGACCCGTCCCGGAACCGAAAAAGCGGAACTGGACGGTGAACACGTGACCGACGCCCGCCAGGACAACGACCAGACCACCGGCCGCGTCGTGGTGAGCATGCAGATGGACAACATCGGCGGCCGTCTCTGGGAAAAAATGACGACCGAAAACGTGGACCACGCGATCGCCATCGCCCTGGACGGCCTGGTGTACTCCGCCCCCAACGTCGAGGGTCCCATCGCGGGCGGGAACTCCCAGATCAGCGGCAACTTCACTCCCGAAGAAGCCCAGGACCTTTCCTCCATCCTCAAAGCCGGTAAGCTGGCCGCCCCCGCCCGGATCATCGCATCGGTGGAAGTCGGGCCTACGCTCGGTGCCGAAGCCATTTCGGGTGGCCTGAAAGCCTTCGCCCTGTCCTTCATCGTCATCTTTATCCTGATGCTGGTGTATTACAACACCGGCGGTTGGGTAGCCAATATCGCCCTGATCCTAAACCTGCTCTTTACCGTCGGGGTACTGACCTCGCTGGGCGCCTCCCTGACGGCCCCGGGTATCGCCGGTCTGGTACTGACCGTCGGTATGGCCGTGGATACAAACGTCATCATCTTTGAACGTATCAAGGAAGAGCTGGCGCGGGGCCGGGCCTATCCGTCCGCCGTCCAGGAAGGCTATCGCCGGTCGATGCCGCCCGTACTGGACGCCCACGTTACGACCCTGTTGACCGCCTGTATCCTGTTGTACTTCGGTCTCGGCCCCATCAAGGGCTTTGCCACCACCCAGATCATCGGTATCCTGTTGTCGCTGTTCTGCGGCATCCTGGTCAGCCGCCTGGTCACCGATACCTATACCAACCGCCAGCGCCACTTCATCTACCTCACCAAGATCTCCACCCGGATCTTCAAACACGCGGCCTTCAAGTTTATCGAATACCGCAAGGTGGCTTATGGCATTTCCGCCGTCGTCCTGATCCTCGCCGCTTACTCCGTCTTCATACACGGCTTTAAATACGGCATCGAATTCAAGGGTGGCCGGAGCTATACCGTCCAGTTCTCCCAGGCTCCGTCCAGCAATGCCGTTTTCGACGCCGTCAACAAAGAGTTCCAGCCTGCTTCGGCGCCCTCGATCAAAACCGTGGGCGATGCCAAGCACCTGGACATCGTGACGGACTATATGATCACCGAATCCGGGTCCAACATCGACTCCCTCGTGGAGCACAAGATGTACCACGCCCTGATCCCCTTCCTGCCGCAAGGAACCTCCTACGAGCAGTTTGACAAGGTGAACAGGCTGCAAAGCCAGACCGTCCTGCCGACGATCTCTTCCGACCTGAAGAAGGGGGCCGTCAAGGCGATCATCTTTGGTTTATTGATCATCTTCGTCTATATCTTCATCCGGTTCCGCGACTGGAGGTACTCGCTGGGTACGATCATCGCCCTTTTGCACGACGTATTCGTCACCCTGATCGTGTTCTCGTTGTTCGCGGACATTGTCCCCTTCCCCCTGGAAATCGGGCAGCACTTCATCGCCGCCGTGCTTACGGTGATCGGGTACTCGATGAACGATACCGTGATCGTCTTTGACCGTATCCGTGAAGACAGCCATATCATGATCGGGGCGTCGAAGGAAAGCATCATCAACAAGGCCATCAACGACACGCTGAGCCGTACGATCATGACCTCCCTGACGGTGTTCCTGACCATCCTCATCCTGTTCATCTTCGGGGGTGAGGTCACCCGCGGCTTTGCCTTCGCGATGCTGATCGGGGTCATCACCGGTACCTACTCCTCCATCTTCGTTGCCGCCCCCGTGCTGGTCGACCTCGACAGGAAGAGAGGGCTGGCCGAGCACCATGCGCATGCGCCGGCTGCGGCTCCCGCGAAAGCCAAGACTGTATAA
- a CDS encoding DUF7935 family protein, giving the protein MYVDNSVIIAIAVVFLGGMAYFLFRPKNKPAEAKNPGPSTLPLQLQAYERLVILAERIGLRSLIGNQPTDGLSAKEYQALLVDAIKREYEYNVSQQIYVAPKAWEAVQNLKEQNIYVINQISSFLNGEAGGRDLARAIAEYLSGPENATLQQIVIEGLNIEAKKLMH; this is encoded by the coding sequence ATGTACGTTGACAATTCCGTGATCATCGCGATCGCCGTCGTTTTCCTGGGGGGCATGGCCTATTTTCTTTTCCGGCCGAAAAACAAACCCGCGGAAGCGAAAAACCCAGGTCCGTCCACCCTGCCCCTGCAACTCCAGGCGTACGAGCGCCTTGTCATTCTCGCCGAGCGCATCGGTCTGCGCAGCCTGATCGGGAACCAACCCACCGACGGTCTTAGCGCCAAAGAGTACCAGGCCCTCCTGGTAGACGCCATCAAACGTGAATACGAATACAACGTCAGCCAGCAGATCTACGTAGCCCCCAAAGCCTGGGAGGCCGTGCAGAACCTGAAGGAGCAAAATATCTACGTCATCAACCAGATCAGCAGCTTCCTCAACGGCGAAGCAGGGGGCCGGGACCTGGCCAGGGCCATCGCGGAATACCTGTCCGGCCCCGAAAACGCCACCCTCCAGCAGATCGTTATCGAAGGCCTCAATATTGAAGCGAAGAAATTGATGCACTGA
- a CDS encoding DUF4397 domain-containing protein, whose translation MRRLNPTVLLTATLVVLGLASCLKTVTNNNSTNPAGVAFVNLAPYGPRFGVFLDGDSVGNQSLFPYASYDSAGSTDGGMHYESLYAGIHSIAFKDSADEILVSGETQFSKNTKYSIFLYDTLTATGLNAVQLQDSYDSIPYGYCLFRFLNFGPNAPSLNVWLPLTVDTNAILTNQQYVGSNGASTATLSQYIALSPNNYTFTFTNYTTGTAIDSFNVTLQSGRAYTMFVTGLLDTSGKGPFKKGLIKMN comes from the coding sequence ATGCGAAGATTAAACCCTACCGTTTTATTGACCGCCACCCTGGTCGTCCTGGGTCTGGCGTCCTGTCTGAAAACGGTGACGAACAATAACTCGACAAACCCGGCCGGCGTTGCTTTTGTGAATCTTGCGCCGTATGGCCCCCGCTTTGGCGTATTTCTGGACGGCGACTCCGTCGGCAACCAGAGCCTTTTCCCCTACGCCAGTTACGATTCGGCCGGTTCGACGGATGGCGGTATGCATTATGAGTCGTTGTATGCCGGCATTCATTCCATTGCCTTTAAAGATTCGGCGGACGAGATCCTGGTCAGCGGCGAAACACAATTCTCCAAAAACACGAAGTACAGTATTTTCCTCTACGATACGCTGACCGCCACGGGGCTTAACGCGGTACAGTTGCAGGACAGCTATGACTCCATCCCTTATGGCTATTGCCTGTTCCGGTTTCTGAATTTTGGCCCGAACGCCCCGTCGCTCAACGTCTGGCTGCCGCTCACCGTCGACACCAACGCCATTCTCACCAACCAGCAATACGTGGGCAGCAATGGCGCCTCCACGGCTACTTTGTCTCAATACATCGCGCTGTCGCCCAATAATTACACCTTCACTTTTACCAACTATACCACCGGCACCGCCATCGACAGCTTCAACGTCACGTTGCAGTCGGGGCGGGCCTATACGATGTTCGTCACCGGTCTCCTGGATACTTCGGGGAAGGGACCTTTTAAGAAGGGGCTCATCAAGATGAACTAG